Part of the Candidatus Methylomirabilota bacterium genome, CGGCATTCGACGTCGCTCCCACCATCGTGGACTTGCTCGGAGGCCGGCCCGCCGGGCCCATGAGCGGCAAGAGCCTCCTGTAACGAGCCGAAGGCGCCCGGGCTTGGCGGATGGCCCGAGGTGGTAGTATCGTCGTGTCGCGCGCGTACCGGCTGGACACGCCGGGGTAGCTCAGTGGCAGAGCAACTGATTCGTAATCAGTAGGTCGCGGGTTCAACTCCCGCCCCCGGCTCCACTGTTTTTGCGTACCTGCAGGCCATCACTCGGTCCGGAGTCACCTTCCGGCGATCACCTGACAATCACCGGTGGCGGAGCACGACGTCGTCAACGTCGCGGTGCTCGCAAGACGGGGCCACACGCCAAAGCGCTGACGATCCGGCGAGCCGCTCTATGCGTTCTCCGGTGCGGGTACGATCCGCGCGGTAGTCGCGGGCGCAGTCGCGCAGCAAAAGGTGTGGTGGCCCCAACGGGATTCGACTCTACGCCCTCGTGCAGGTCTCGACGGAGCGCGCCGCTGCCGCGGCGACACGTCGGCGGATGCGATAGATGCGAAGCGTCAACGCCAGCATCCCGAGGCCGACACTTGCCCAGAGCGCTGTGTGCCAAGGCGAGAACGGCAGTCGCCCTTGCCATTCGGCTGCCACGACACCGGACATCAAGACGAGCGACGTCCATTGCGCCTCGGAGAAGCCCCGCCAGTAAGGCCGGCCATAATCGGCGCGAACTCGCTCCAGCCAGAAGCGCGCGGCCGCATAGCCGACGACGTACCACGACAGCGCCGTTCCCGACGGCAAGGCCTGAAGGAACAGCACGGAGCCCATGACTACCAGCAGGACGACAACAAACGCCTCGAACAGCTGGACGGGCAGGAGCCGGACGCCGACGAGGTGCCGGGGAAATGCGCCGGCCGCGTGTTCCTCGCCGTATTCCACGCCCCAGTGATGCGGCGTCCCGTAACAGCATCCGACCATCAGACAGCCGACCCGGCCGAACGCCAAGAACGTGCCGAGGGCGAGCGCCATCACGTCGAGATGCGCGCGCACCGGCCAGCCGAATGCGGCCAGCACCGCGCCCGAGGCGGCGAGGATGGCCACCTCGTGGTGATAGTAGATGAGGGCCTCCTGGCCCACGATCGCCTTCGTCACCAGCGCGAGCGCGAGGAACACGCCGATGCCCGTCACGAGGAGCGCGCCATTGGCGGCATGCGACAGCCCTGAGTGGGCCGCGAGGACGGTCGCCAAAGCCGTGGCCACGCCGAGGCCGGCCACGCCACACACGCGATAGCTGGACCGCCGACGGCCGAAGAGCAGCAGCCGGGGCCGCGGTCGCCACCGCGACGCCATCGTGCCGAGCGCCGCCACTTTGCCGCCCATGCGCGTCCCGACGGGCTACCGGCCCGTCATCTCGGCGACAATCGTGTACCCGCCGCCGCTGAGTCCCTCGATGCTCTGCATGACGTGGGCCACGACGAACTCGCCGGGCCGGGCGGTCGCGGGGACCGTCAACTGGAGCGTCAGTCGTCGCTCCTCGAAGGCGTTCATCCGGGTCTCGTGCAGCGTGACGGCGTCGCGCGTGTCAACGACCTCGCCGAAGCGGGCAGGCCGGTCGGCCGCGAGCAGCATCTGGCCGAAATGGCTGTTCCCGTCGCGGGTCGGGACGATCACGGCGTCGTCGGACAGCCTCGAGTCGATCCGCGGCGCGCTGCGCGCCAGGCGGCCATCCGCAGCGACGTCGTGGACGATCTCGCCGTCGACGCCCCGCGCGCGCGCCGCGCGGCGGCGGTAGCTTGTCACCTGGTCGACGACGTCTCGATGGGCCATGGTCCGGCTCGCCCGCCGGCCGATCGCGACATGCTCGACGCGAACGGCGATCGTCACGCGCGCCGCCGTTGCCGCCGCGTTGTAGACCTTCAGACGGTAGTGCAGCGGCTGGCCGGCCACGGCCGCGACCACGTTGACGTTCCGCTGCCCGACGTGACGGTCGAGGCGCGGCTCGAAGGGCAGGGCGATCGGATCGTCGATGTCGGCGGAGGCGTGGACGACCAGACACTCGTGGCCCAGGAACTGGGGCACCCACGGCACGGGGCACCGGACGTCCTTCGACTTGTGGTACGGGATCTCGACCCAGGTCGAGCCGAGCCAGTTCATGCTGCCCGGACCGATCGACGGCTCCATCCAGAACACGTCCACCCGCGTGGGTCGCGCCTGGGCCTTGCCGAGATTGAACACCCGCGCGTGCACGAAATTCGGCTCGCCGCCGACGGGATTCCCCAATGGATCGCTCGACTCCACCCAGATGTCGGGAGAGGCCCAGAAGACGGTGTTGTCGGGAATGGGCCGCCAGCGGCCGTCGTCCGTGCCCGTGTAGCGGATCACGAGCCAGGGCGTCCAGACGCGGCGCGCGTCGGCGGAGTGACCGCCTCGTCGCCCCCCTTCGCGCGTGGCCGGATCCCGATGCTCGTCCTCGCGGCGCGGCTCGCGCCGCTCGCGGTCGTCGCCGACCATGGTCACGCCTCCGGTTCCACGTCGACCGCGCCGGGATCGTAGCCCGTCTTGAACTTCCACGTGAGCCAGGCGAGCCCCCGATCGGCGTCGAGGTTCCAGTTCGGAAAGCGCGTGTCGATGTCCCGGAACAGATCGATGGCGTTGGCGACCACGCTGCCGAACCGGGCCGGCGTGTCCTCCGCCCCGTGGCCCGCGAACAGCCCCGGTCCCCCCCGCTTGACGGGGCTGATCCCCAGCGGATTACCGGGATCGTCGAGGAAGAACGACGGAAAGGCCTCCGCGTGATAGGCAGTCGTCCCCGGCGTCTCGAATCCCGGCTTCGTGGCGTCCGGATCCTTCTCGAACTCGTCGAAG contains:
- a CDS encoding prolipoprotein diacylglyceryl transferase family protein, producing the protein MAALGTMASRWRPRPRLLLFGRRRSSYRVCGVAGLGVATALATVLAAHSGLSHAANGALLVTGIGVFLALALVTKAIVGQEALIYYHHEVAILAASGAVLAAFGWPVRAHLDVMALALGTFLAFGRVGCLMVGCCYGTPHHWGVEYGEEHAAGAFPRHLVGVRLLPVQLFEAFVVVLLVVMGSVLFLQALPSGTALSWYVVGYAAARFWLERVRADYGRPYWRGFSEAQWTSLVLMSGVVAAEWQGRLPFSPWHTALWASVGLGMLALTLRIYRIRRRVAAAAARSVETCTRA